The following proteins are encoded in a genomic region of Primulina huaijiensis isolate GDHJ02 chromosome 3, ASM1229523v2, whole genome shotgun sequence:
- the LOC140974517 gene encoding probable BOI-related E3 ubiquitin-protein ligase 3 isoform X2: protein MMHIWHWSRWKNTLAQPKAPSVHEHGSLNNGAIKRVREEDLICTRQKRPISLNKSYSPEKVANVGTPPNPNLVSTGLRLSCEKEEQNSSVSSGILSIGNNLKMDMDRQTEEFGRYIKLQEENILKGVRELNHRHTVSLLNTLEKGVNRKLHEKALEIENVNHKNKELADKIKQVSTEAQSWHYQAKYNESVINILKNNIEQLMAQGMSRAHEGSGDSEVDDAVSGTNHGQIISGLENRGCQTGRLICRSCKSKEVSILLLPCRHLCLCTDCEGLSDICPVCQVMKTAGVHVYM, encoded by the exons ATGATGCATATATGGCACTGGAGCAGATGGAAGAACACATTGGCACAGCCAAAAG CTCCATCTGTCCACGAGCATGGGTCCTTGAATAATGGTGCCATCAAAAGAGTTAGGGAAGAAGATCTCATTTGTACACGGCAGAAGCGTCCCATATCTTTGAACAAGAGTTATAGTCCAGAAAAAGTTGCCAACGTCGGTACTCCACCAAATCCTAATCTTGTATCCACTGGCCTCAGGCTTTCTTGCGAGAAAGAGGAGCAAAATTCCTCAGTTTCCTCTGGCATCCTATCTATTGGTAATAACCTTAAAATGGACATGGATCGGCAGACAGAAGAATTTGGTCGATATATTAAACTTCAG GAAGAGAATATTCTGAAGGGTGTAAGAGAGTTGAATCATCGGCACACGGTTTCTTTGTTGAACACACTAGAAAAAGGAGTCAACAGAAAACTACATGAGAAGGCGCTTGAAATTGAGAACGTAAATCATAAGAACAAAGAGTTAGCTGACAAAATAAAGCAAGTTTCTACTGAAGCTCAGTCGTGGCATTATCAAGCAAAGTACAACGAATCAGTGATCAACATTCTGAAGAACAACATCGAGCAACTCATGGCACAAGGCATGTCTCGAGCTCATGAAGGCTCAGGGGACAGTGAAGTAGACGATGCAGTTTCAGGCACAAATCATGGACAAATCATCAGTGGCTTGGAAAATCGAGGTTGTCAAACTGGTCGGCTAATATGCAGGTCATGCAAAAGTAAAGAAGTTTCGATCTTGTTACTGCCTTGCAGACATTTGTGCCTCTGTACAGATTGTGAAGGACTTTCTGATATCTGTCCAGTTTGCCAGGTAATGAAGACTGCAGGTGTTCATGTATACATGTAA